A genomic stretch from Arachis stenosperma cultivar V10309 chromosome 3, arast.V10309.gnm1.PFL2, whole genome shotgun sequence includes:
- the LOC130967836 gene encoding BTB/POZ domain-containing protein At5g60050: MAAPASANRDRDRDRERQVSVSAMIKHGFIPDSPSTLSPSRTFSSSPPPPAPPPHTQTLFEMMSGTKHSDENRRRIQDRVSKLLQHAPFHANPGDVRVTVVGKDGFRVTMDVDKSVLSQKSRFFADKLRGGSSQSQSHTVEISECESDDVEAYVEVVVFMYCEDNVMKKLIGQSVSKILTLLKVSAAIMFDIGVAACLDYLEAIPWTEDEQDEIMSQLGYLQLHRSASQLLLRLSSDPSTAPRMSADDIFASLLTGVLQAKDDKARREMKALLSKLLQEDPSCSHDRTKLDVSKDTLYHLCHNCINSLVLCLSDASSTAERPDRGALITEIAREADNIQWIVDILIAKKIGEEFVKIWADQKELAALHSRVPTVYRHEISRITAQLCIGIGRGHILVPKETRFSLLSTWLEALYDDFGWMRRASRAVDKKSVEDGLCQTILTLPLLQQQALLLKWFDRFLNKGDDCPNIQKAFEIWWRRAFIRKYSADTDHSKLQITLCDYQS; the protein is encoded by the exons ATGGCGGCACCTGCATCTGCCAatagagacagagacagagacagagaAAGACAAGTCTCAGTCTCCGCCATGATCAAGCACGGCTTCATCCCCGACTCTCCGTCAACACTCTCACCTTCCAGAACCTTCTCATCTTCTCCTCCGCCGCCGGCGCCGCCTCCACACACACAAACGCTCTTCGAAATGATGTCCGGTACTAAGCACTCCGACGAGAATCGCCGCAGAATTCAAGACAGAGTCTCGAAGCTGCTCCAACACGCTCCCTTTCACGCTAACCCTGGTGACGTCAGGGTGACGGTGGTGGGGAAGGACGGGTTCAGAGTCACCATGGATGTGGACAAGAGTGTGCTCTCTCAGAAGAGCAGGTTCTTCGCCGACAAGCTTCGCGGCGGTTCATCGCAATCGCAGTCGCACACGGTGGAGATCAGCGAGTGCGAGAGTGATGACGTGGAGGCTTACGTGGAGGTTGTGGTGTTCATGTACTGCGAAGACAATGTGATGAAGAAGCTCATTGGTCAATCTGTTTCAAAAATCTTGACCTTGCTCAAG GTTTCAGCGGCTATCATGTTTGATATTGGGGTTGCGGCTTGTTTAGACTATTTGGAAGCAATTCCATGGACAGAAGACGAACAAGATGAAATCATGTCTCAGCTTGGTTATCTTCAGCTTCATCGCTCTGCATCTCAACTGCTTCTTAGACTATCGTCTGATCCATCTACCGCGCCGAGAATGAGTGCCGACGACATCTTTGCAAGCCTTCTGACCGGTGTTTTACAAGCAAAAGATGACAAAGCTCGTAGGGAAATGAAGGCTCTGCTATCAAAATTGCTTCAAGAGGATCCGTCTTGCTCTCATGATAGAACCAAACTCGATGTTTCTAAAGACACGCTTTATCATCTTTGCCACAATTGCATCAATTCTCTTGTCTTGTGCCTCTCTGACGCCAGCAGCACTGCCGAGAGGCCGGATAGAGGGGCTTTAATTACCGAAATAGCCCGGGAGGCTGACAATATTCAGTGGATTGTTGACATCTTGATTGCCAAGAAGATAGGCGAGGAATTCGTTAAGATATGGGCTGACCAGAAAGAACTCGCTGCACTTCATTCTAGAGTTCCGACTGTCTACCGGCACGAGATCAGCAGGATCACTGCACAACTCTGTATTGGCATTGGAAGGGGGCACATATTGGTTCCCAAGGAAACTCGATTTTCATTGTTATCGACATGGCTAGAGGCTCTGTATGACGACTTTGGATGGATGCGTCGAGCTTCTAGAGCGGTCGACAAGAAATCGGTTGAGGATGGACTGTGCCAAACAATACTTACACTCCCTTTGCTTCAACAGCAAGCTCTGTTGCTCAAATGGTTTGACAGGTTTCTTAACAAAGGAGATGATTGTCCAAATATTCAGAAGGCGTTTGAGATTTGGTGGAGAAGAGCTTTCATCAGAAAATATTCAGCAGATACTGATCATTCCAAGTTGCAAATAACTCTCTGTGATTACCAGAGCTGA